One Desulfocurvibacter africanus subsp. africanus DSM 2603 genomic region harbors:
- a CDS encoding ArsR/SmtB family transcription factor, translating to MNCCSLHPACLAALSKHLQPELFKSLCDPSRLAVLTRLACAPGPLTVSEVASCCGAHISGASRHLKMLREAGLVQAEKRGREVVYRPCFNEFIKTLRGLADALEDCCASGECCVTENTEQQGDEHERT from the coding sequence ATGAATTGTTGCTCACTACACCCAGCTTGTCTCGCCGCGTTATCCAAACATCTGCAGCCAGAGCTGTTCAAGAGCCTGTGCGATCCGAGTCGGTTGGCCGTGCTCACTCGTCTGGCCTGCGCGCCTGGACCGCTCACTGTTTCCGAGGTCGCCTCGTGCTGCGGCGCGCACATCTCCGGAGCCTCGCGGCACCTGAAGATGTTGCGTGAGGCCGGGCTGGTGCAAGCCGAGAAACGCGGTCGCGAGGTGGTTTACCGTCCATGCTTCAATGAGTTCATCAAGACTCTGCGCGGGCTGGCCGATGCGCTGGAAGATTGCTGCGCCTCGGGGGAGTGCTGCGTCACCGAGAATACCGAGCAACAAGGAGACGAACATGAGCGAACGTGA
- the arsM gene encoding arsenite methyltransferase: MSERDVRKDVSRAYADALRRSKAGTGGGCCGGSGCCGSAGSFGTLAVAAGYGEEREAYRDAAASSFGCGNPLAFSGVQPGQTVLDLGSGAGFDLLVASDKVGPHGKVIGIDMTDDMLATARENAKRAGKANIDLRKGYIEALPVESGTVDWVISNCVINLSPDKPAVFREIARVLKPGGRFSISDIVAQDLPEWLRESARAYAACVAGAISEQKYLRGLGAAGLSGVEVAERLVYSAEQMRALVGDGLSDLILPAGAAISFEELEGKIWSAKFIGGKT; the protein is encoded by the coding sequence ATGAGCGAACGTGATGTACGCAAGGACGTATCCCGCGCCTACGCGGACGCCTTGCGCAGATCGAAGGCAGGCACTGGCGGCGGATGCTGCGGCGGGTCCGGCTGCTGCGGCTCGGCGGGAAGCTTCGGCACCCTGGCCGTCGCCGCGGGTTATGGAGAGGAGCGCGAAGCCTATCGGGACGCCGCCGCAAGCTCCTTTGGCTGCGGCAATCCCTTGGCTTTCAGCGGCGTGCAGCCCGGCCAGACCGTGCTGGACCTGGGATCTGGTGCGGGTTTCGACCTGCTCGTGGCCTCGGACAAGGTCGGACCGCACGGCAAAGTCATCGGCATCGACATGACCGATGATATGCTCGCCACGGCTCGCGAGAACGCCAAACGAGCGGGCAAGGCGAACATCGACCTGCGCAAGGGCTATATCGAGGCGCTGCCCGTCGAGTCCGGCACAGTGGACTGGGTCATCTCGAACTGCGTCATCAACCTTTCGCCGGACAAGCCGGCCGTGTTCCGCGAGATCGCCCGCGTGCTCAAGCCCGGAGGCCGCTTCAGCATCTCGGACATCGTGGCCCAGGACCTGCCGGAATGGTTGCGCGAGAGCGCGCGGGCCTATGCCGCCTGCGTGGCCGGAGCCATCTCCGAGCAGAAGTACCTGCGCGGGCTGGGGGCGGCCGGGCTGTCCGGCGTGGAAGTCGCGGAACGGCTGGTGTACTCGGCCGAGCAGATGCGGGCGCTGGTGGGAGATGGGCTGAGCGATCTCATCCTGCCGGCCGGGGCGGCCATCTCCTTCGAGGAGCTTGAAGGCAAGATCTGGAGCGCCAAGTTCATCGGCGGGAAAACATAG